In the Clostridium beijerinckii genome, one interval contains:
- a CDS encoding MFS transporter: protein MENIKNRSKWSILVIVLMFTVMSALDGSIVNVALPKMATALNVTTSSIQLVATSYLIVIAGTVLIFGRLGDMLGKSKMFTFGLGLFTLGSLLCGITNSFPILILARIVQAIGAAGTMANNQGIITETFPPHERGKALGFLGTSVALGSLIGPGLGGLIVGAASWEYIFLINVPIGVIALFYAIKLLPNGNKTVKGKLDILGAVLFMFAIVPLFGALDEGLNIGFSDPMILLSFAIAIVSFIIFIFVEKKKEDPLLQLNIFSNKLFSLSIFCAFVTFVAIFCNNIILPFYLQDVMNYTPEHTGLIMMVYPLLLTVVAPLSGSLSDKIGSELLTFIGLILISLGLILMSTLNVNSTVIITIIFIGIMSIGMGLFQSPNNSLIMSTVPKEKLGIAGSVNALVRNLGMVCGIALATTLLYSMMSSIIGYRVTDFVAGRNDAFIYAMRTVYIAAAVISLIGAALTFLRLRSKKLKSSNMHLEHQFKV, encoded by the coding sequence ATGGAAAATATAAAAAATAGAAGCAAATGGTCCATATTAGTAATAGTTTTAATGTTTACAGTTATGTCTGCTCTAGATGGTAGCATTGTAAATGTAGCATTACCTAAAATGGCTACTGCTTTAAATGTAACAACATCTAGTATACAATTAGTTGCAACAAGTTATTTAATAGTAATTGCTGGGACAGTATTGATTTTTGGAAGACTTGGAGACATGCTTGGAAAATCCAAGATGTTTACATTCGGATTAGGATTATTTACCCTTGGATCGTTACTATGTGGTATAACAAATTCTTTTCCAATACTTATTTTAGCAAGAATAGTACAAGCTATAGGCGCTGCTGGAACTATGGCTAATAATCAAGGGATTATTACAGAAACATTCCCTCCACATGAAAGAGGAAAAGCTCTTGGATTTTTAGGTACTTCTGTAGCTTTAGGATCTCTAATAGGACCAGGACTTGGAGGACTAATAGTAGGCGCAGCAAGTTGGGAATATATTTTTTTGATAAATGTACCTATTGGAGTAATAGCATTATTTTATGCTATTAAATTGTTACCGAATGGGAATAAAACAGTTAAGGGAAAATTAGATATCTTAGGAGCTGTATTATTTATGTTTGCAATAGTTCCACTCTTTGGAGCTTTAGATGAAGGGTTGAATATTGGCTTTTCAGATCCAATGATTTTATTGAGCTTTGCCATCGCAATTGTCTCATTTATAATATTTATTTTTGTGGAAAAGAAAAAAGAAGATCCTCTATTACAATTAAATATATTTAGCAATAAATTATTTTCTTTAAGTATATTTTGTGCATTTGTAACTTTTGTGGCAATCTTCTGTAACAATATTATTCTGCCATTTTACCTTCAAGATGTAATGAATTATACACCAGAACATACTGGATTAATAATGATGGTTTATCCATTACTCTTAACTGTAGTAGCACCTCTTAGTGGAAGCTTATCAGATAAAATTGGTTCAGAGCTTTTAACCTTCATAGGTTTGATACTTATAAGCCTAGGTTTAATATTAATGTCCACTTTAAATGTAAATTCAACTGTAATAATCACAATAATATTCATAGGAATTATGTCTATTGGTATGGGATTATTTCAATCGCCTAATAATTCTTTGATAATGTCAACAGTACCGAAAGAGAAACTTGGAATTGCAGGAAGTGTAAATGCTCTTGTAAGAAACTTGGGAATGGTATGTGGGATAGCTTTAGCTACAACGCTTTTATATAGCATGATGAGTTCTATAATTGGATACCGTGTTACAGATTTTGTAGCAGGGAGAAATGATGCTTTTATATATGCTATGAGAACTGTATATATAGCGGCTGCAGTAATAAGCTTAATCGGTGCTGCCTTGACTTTTTTAAGACTAAGAAGTAAAAAGCTGAAAAGCTCTAATATGCATTTGGAGCACCAGTTTAAAGTTTAA
- a CDS encoding aspartyl-phosphate phosphatase Spo0E family protein yields MGIKSELERTRDELNILIDNKEIITNDKELLELSIKLDKLINEYMNSINKSI; encoded by the coding sequence ATGGGTATAAAGAGTGAACTTGAAAGAACTAGAGACGAATTAAATATATTAATTGACAATAAGGAAATAATTACAAATGATAAGGAATTATTAGAACTTAGTATAAAGCTAGATAAGTTGATTAATGAATATATGAACAGTATTAATAAAAGTATTTAG
- a CDS encoding PTS sugar transporter subunit IIA, producing MFSKLFKKKNDIVIYSPIKGKIVDISEVPDPVFSDKIMGEGIAVIPEDNIICSPVNGYVAQIFKTKHAILLKSSDDLEIIIHIGLETVNLNGEGFEVLINEGDEVTTGKKLIKVDFEFMKNKGINTIIPVVIINHADRNIIKYFGDKQTGAEIMKISQ from the coding sequence ATGTTTAGTAAATTATTTAAGAAAAAAAATGATATTGTAATATATTCTCCGATAAAGGGGAAAATTGTTGATATTTCCGAAGTCCCAGATCCAGTGTTTTCTGATAAAATTATGGGTGAAGGTATTGCAGTAATTCCTGAAGATAATATTATATGCTCACCAGTAAATGGTTATGTAGCTCAAATTTTTAAAACTAAGCATGCAATTTTACTAAAGAGTAGTGATGATTTAGAAATAATAATTCATATTGGATTAGAAACAGTTAATTTAAATGGTGAAGGTTTTGAAGTGTTAATAAATGAAGGTGACGAAGTAACTACAGGTAAAAAACTTATAAAAGTAGACTTTGAGTTCATGAAAAATAAAGGGATTAATACAATAATTCCAGTTGTCATAATTAATCATGCGGATAGAAATATTATTAAATATTTTGGAGACAAGCAAACTGGAGCTGAGATAATGAAAATCTCACAATAG
- a CDS encoding glycoside hydrolase family 3 C-terminal domain-containing protein — protein sequence MNGEQENTHEFAVKAAKELVSKMTLQEKAEQLTYQSPAIKHLNVPEYNWWNEGLHGVARAGTATVFPQAIGLAAIFDDEFLGKVANIIATEGRAKYNEYSKKDDRGIYKGLTYWSPNINIFRDPRWGRGHETYGEDPYLTSRLGVAFIKGLQGEGKYLKLVACAKHFAVHSGPERLRHEFNAVVNKKDLYETYLPAFEACVKEANVESVMGAYNRTNGEPCCGSKTLLKDILRGKWEFKGHVVSDCWALVDFHMHHMITSTATESVALAIENGCDLNCGNMYLNLLLAYKEGLVTEEQITTAAERLMTTRFKLGMFDEECEYNKIPYEVNDCKDHNEIALIASRKSMVLLKNNGTLPLDKSNLKSIAVIGPNANSEIMLKGNYSGTASKYTTILEGIHNAVGDDVRVYYSEGCHLFKDKVEDLARPDDRLSEAISVAERSDVVVLCLGLDSTIEGEQGDAGNSYGAGDKENLNLPGRQQNLLEKVLEVGKPVIVVLGAGSALTLNGAEEKCAAILNAWYPGSHGGTAVADILFGKCSPSGKLPVTFYKDTANLPEFTDYSMKGRTYRYLEHESLYPFGYGLTYSTVELSNLQVPSVKPGFESFDISIDIKNTGEYDIEEVVQCYVKDIESKYAVLNHSLAGFKRVSLKKGESNIVTIKLNKKSFEVVNDDGERLLDSKKFKLFVGVSQPDKRSFELTSVAPLEANIELI from the coding sequence ATGAATGGTGAGCAAGAAAATACTCATGAATTTGCAGTAAAGGCAGCAAAAGAATTAGTATCTAAGATGACATTACAAGAAAAAGCGGAGCAATTAACTTATCAATCACCAGCAATAAAGCACTTAAATGTACCTGAGTATAATTGGTGGAATGAAGGTCTTCATGGGGTAGCTAGAGCTGGAACAGCAACTGTGTTTCCTCAAGCGATTGGTTTAGCCGCTATATTTGATGATGAATTCCTGGGAAAGGTTGCAAATATTATTGCTACAGAGGGACGTGCTAAATACAATGAATACAGCAAAAAAGACGACAGAGGCATATATAAGGGATTAACTTATTGGTCTCCCAATATAAATATTTTTAGAGATCCTAGATGGGGACGTGGACATGAAACTTACGGGGAAGACCCTTATTTAACATCTAGATTAGGGGTTGCATTCATAAAAGGATTGCAAGGAGAAGGAAAATATTTAAAGTTAGTTGCTTGTGCAAAACATTTTGCAGTTCATAGCGGACCAGAAAGGTTAAGGCATGAATTTAATGCGGTAGTTAACAAGAAGGATCTATATGAGACATATTTACCAGCATTTGAGGCATGTGTAAAAGAGGCAAATGTTGAAAGTGTAATGGGAGCATATAATCGTACAAATGGGGAGCCATGTTGTGGCAGTAAAACTCTTTTAAAAGATATTCTAAGAGGCAAATGGGAATTTAAAGGACATGTAGTATCTGACTGTTGGGCTCTTGTAGATTTCCATATGCATCATATGATTACTAGCACAGCAACTGAATCAGTGGCATTAGCAATAGAAAATGGCTGTGATCTTAACTGTGGAAATATGTATCTTAATTTGTTATTAGCATATAAAGAAGGTTTAGTAACTGAAGAACAAATAACTACAGCTGCAGAAAGATTGATGACAACAAGATTTAAATTAGGTATGTTTGATGAAGAGTGTGAATATAACAAGATACCGTATGAGGTAAACGATTGTAAAGATCATAATGAAATTGCCTTAATAGCTTCTAGAAAATCTATGGTATTGCTAAAGAATAATGGAACTCTTCCATTAGATAAGTCAAATTTAAAGTCAATAGCAGTAATTGGTCCTAATGCAAATAGCGAAATAATGTTAAAGGGGAATTACTCTGGAACAGCATCTAAGTATACAACAATATTAGAAGGAATTCATAATGCAGTTGGTGATGATGTGAGAGTATATTACTCTGAAGGATGTCACCTATTTAAAGATAAAGTGGAAGACTTAGCAAGGCCAGATGATAGATTATCTGAAGCGATTTCAGTAGCAGAAAGATCTGATGTAGTTGTATTATGCCTAGGATTAGATTCCACAATTGAAGGAGAACAAGGGGATGCGGGTAATAGCTACGGGGCAGGAGACAAAGAGAATTTGAACTTGCCAGGAAGGCAACAAAATTTACTCGAAAAAGTACTTGAGGTTGGAAAGCCAGTTATTGTTGTCCTTGGAGCTGGAAGTGCTTTAACACTAAATGGTGCAGAAGAAAAATGTGCAGCCATTTTAAATGCATGGTATCCAGGTAGTCATGGAGGTACTGCTGTAGCAGATATATTATTTGGAAAATGTTCTCCAAGTGGTAAGTTGCCAGTAACTTTTTATAAAGATACTGCTAATCTCCCTGAATTTACTGACTACTCAATGAAGGGAAGAACTTATAGATATTTAGAACATGAGAGTTTATATCCATTTGGGTATGGTTTAACTTATTCAACAGTAGAATTATCTAATTTACAAGTGCCTTCTGTTAAACCTGGCTTTGAGAGTTTTGATATTAGCATAGATATTAAAAATACTGGGGAATATGATATTGAAGAAGTAGTTCAATGTTATGTAAAAGATATAGAATCAAAATATGCTGTATTAAATCATAGCCTAGCAGGATTCAAACGCGTTTCATTGAAAAAAGGAGAAAGCAACATTGTAACAATAAAATTGAATAAGAAATCATTCGAAGTTGTAAATGATGACGGAGAAAGGCTTCTTGATAGTAAGAAATTCAAATTATTTGTAGGGGTATCACAACCAGATAAGAGAAGCTTTGAGCTTACCTCAGTAGCGCCATTGGAAGCAAATATTGAATTAATATAG
- a CDS encoding PTS transporter subunit EIIC encodes MKEKLLSLSQKFSQAAVQPVMFLAIMGTGLAIAVIMQLSFMPSFMIFIGTLLKTMMNAMLNNLSIIFCVGLTTAFAKNKKVDAAIISLIVYIIFLAGNNAWLTSQNMLAQPGAMGLFGTGQNLVLGFQVVDMNVFLGIILGCITGYVFNKASNIQFVEMFRVYGGSRLVFIIMIPITLILAIVLSYVWPVINYGISCLSIFMKGAGALGVFVYAFGNRFLIPTGLHHLLWMPFCFTGFGGTSQIDGNTVQGAVNIFYAEMGSGANLTAIDPSIRFATFGFAKIFASLGIVLAMIKTAKTENKSTVKGLLIPTLFVSMVAGITEPLDFSFLFISPLLWLVHGLLTGFSEMLLWVLGSRTYSIYGLLDTIVCNSVIDPKLSKIYIFFAVGIVMAIVWYFTFVFLIKKFDIKTPGREEESLNNDIICDSPESNNPNNQNAELFIEGLGGAENIVEVNNCFTRLRIDVSDINKVDKEIISKAKQKGVVIKGNNVQIIIGMTVESEKEKLVNVLNTKK; translated from the coding sequence ATGAAAGAAAAATTATTATCATTAAGTCAAAAGTTTTCACAGGCCGCAGTTCAACCTGTAATGTTTTTAGCAATCATGGGAACTGGTCTCGCTATTGCTGTCATTATGCAACTCAGCTTTATGCCATCATTTATGATTTTTATTGGAACTTTATTAAAGACCATGATGAATGCTATGTTAAATAATCTTTCTATTATTTTCTGTGTTGGACTAACAACCGCATTTGCTAAAAATAAAAAAGTGGACGCTGCTATTATTAGTCTGATTGTGTACATTATATTTTTGGCTGGAAACAATGCATGGCTTACTTCACAAAATATGCTAGCTCAGCCTGGCGCCATGGGGTTATTTGGAACTGGGCAAAACCTTGTTTTAGGATTCCAGGTAGTAGATATGAATGTATTTTTAGGCATAATACTTGGATGTATTACTGGATACGTGTTTAATAAAGCGTCTAATATACAATTCGTAGAAATGTTTCGAGTATACGGCGGATCACGACTTGTATTTATAATTATGATACCAATTACTTTAATATTAGCAATTGTACTTAGTTATGTATGGCCTGTTATAAATTATGGCATTTCTTGTTTATCAATATTCATGAAAGGCGCAGGCGCATTAGGAGTATTCGTATATGCATTTGGTAACAGATTTTTAATTCCAACAGGATTACATCATTTATTATGGATGCCATTTTGCTTCACTGGATTTGGAGGAACTTCCCAAATTGATGGTAATACTGTTCAAGGCGCCGTAAACATTTTCTATGCAGAAATGGGTAGTGGTGCTAATTTAACAGCTATTGATCCTTCGATAAGATTTGCTACTTTTGGATTTGCAAAAATCTTCGCAAGCTTAGGTATAGTTCTTGCTATGATAAAAACTGCAAAAACAGAAAATAAAAGCACTGTGAAAGGTTTGCTTATACCAACACTCTTCGTTTCAATGGTGGCAGGTATTACAGAGCCACTTGATTTCTCATTTCTTTTTATATCACCATTACTTTGGTTAGTACACGGATTACTCACTGGCTTTTCAGAAATGCTACTTTGGGTATTAGGATCAAGGACATATTCAATCTATGGCTTACTTGATACTATAGTTTGCAATTCTGTTATAGATCCAAAGTTATCTAAGATATACATTTTCTTTGCCGTTGGTATTGTAATGGCTATAGTATGGTACTTCACCTTTGTTTTCCTAATTAAAAAATTTGATATAAAGACACCTGGTAGAGAGGAAGAATCTCTTAATAATGATATAATCTGTGACTCCCCTGAAAGTAATAATCCTAACAATCAAAATGCCGAATTATTTATTGAAGGGCTAGGTGGTGCAGAAAATATTGTGGAAGTAAACAACTGCTTTACGCGTTTAAGAATTGATGTAAGTGACATTAACAAAGTAGATAAAGAAATAATTAGTAAAGCAAAACAAAAAGGTGTCGTTATTAAAGGGAATAACGTACAAATTATTATTGGAATGACTGTAGAATCTGAAAAAGAAAAACTTGTTAATGTATTAAACACAAAAAAATAA
- a CDS encoding glycoside hydrolase family 43 protein translates to MKNIAKQNEPLVTHIYTADPSAHVFEGKIYIYPSHDLDQVQISNDNGDQYNMEDYHILSLDDTNSPCIDNGEALHLKDIPWASKQLWAPDAAYKNGTYYLFFPARDKEDIFRLGVATSESPSGPFKAQESYIPGSYSIDPAVLMDDDNRSYVYFGGLWGGQLEKWRTGTFNPDGDGPAATAPAIGPRVAELNDDMLTFKEAPEEISIVDEDGNPILAGDEERRYFEGPWVHKYDGNYYLSYSTGSTHCIVYAMSKNPKGPYTFKGKILDPVIGWTTHHSIVEFQDKWYLFYHDSSLSGGADNKRCVKYTEIKYNDDGTLQKVELS, encoded by the coding sequence ATGAAAAATATTGCAAAACAAAACGAACCTCTAGTAACTCATATTTATACGGCAGATCCTTCTGCACATGTATTTGAAGGTAAGATCTACATCTATCCTTCTCATGATCTTGACCAAGTACAGATTTCAAACGATAATGGTGACCAATATAACATGGAAGATTACCATATTTTATCTCTTGATGATACTAATTCACCTTGTATCGATAATGGAGAAGCACTGCACTTAAAAGACATTCCATGGGCAAGTAAACAATTATGGGCTCCAGATGCTGCTTATAAGAATGGAACTTATTACTTGTTTTTCCCAGCAAGAGATAAAGAAGATATCTTTAGACTTGGAGTAGCTACTAGTGAATCTCCTTCTGGACCATTCAAAGCGCAAGAAAGTTATATACCTGGAAGCTATAGCATTGATCCTGCTGTTTTAATGGATGACGATAATAGATCATATGTTTATTTTGGAGGCCTTTGGGGAGGACAGCTAGAAAAATGGCGAACTGGCACTTTTAATCCAGATGGAGACGGTCCTGCTGCTACAGCACCTGCTATAGGACCAAGAGTAGCTGAATTAAATGATGATATGCTTACATTTAAAGAAGCTCCAGAGGAGATATCAATTGTTGATGAAGATGGAAATCCTATACTTGCTGGTGATGAAGAAAGAAGATATTTTGAAGGACCATGGGTTCATAAATATGATGGAAATTATTATCTTTCATACTCTACTGGTAGCACACATTGCATAGTATATGCTATGAGTAAGAATCCAAAGGGACCTTATACATTTAAAGGAAAAATACTTGATCCTGTAATTGGTTGGACAACTCATCACTCAATTGTTGAGTTCCAAGATAAATGGTATTTATTCTATCATGATAGTTCTTTATCAGGTGGAGCAGACAACAAACGTTGTGTAAAATACACTGAAATAAAGTACAATGATGATGGTACTTTACAAAAAGTAGAGTTATCTTAA
- a CDS encoding MarR family winged helix-turn-helix transcriptional regulator, which produces MDVESMNLIMITSKIFRYKQMYLEKALKKYGLSSGSSPYLFNLEGNEGISQNGLSKELGNDKAMSARTITKLVDLGYVYREQDEKDSRSYKLYLTEKAKEVLPKIHEDVQTLMSLITEDVSEAEMLITMQSLKKILINIRRLNEFEN; this is translated from the coding sequence ATGGATGTTGAAAGCATGAACCTCATAATGATTACAAGTAAAATTTTTAGATATAAGCAAATGTATTTAGAAAAGGCCTTAAAAAAATATGGATTAAGCAGTGGTTCCAGCCCATATTTGTTTAATCTTGAAGGAAACGAAGGTATAAGCCAAAACGGCTTAAGCAAAGAACTTGGTAATGACAAGGCAATGTCTGCAAGAACAATTACAAAATTAGTAGATCTTGGTTACGTTTATAGAGAACAAGATGAAAAAGATAGCAGATCTTATAAATTATATCTAACAGAGAAAGCTAAAGAAGTATTGCCCAAAATTCATGAAGATGTTCAAACGTTGATGAGTTTAATAACAGAAGATGTATCAGAAGCAGAAATGTTAATTACAATGCAGTCTTTAAAGAAAATTCTAATCAATATCCGAAGATTAAACGAATTTGAGAATTAA
- a CDS encoding helix-turn-helix transcriptional regulator produces MLKYESHHFGENTLFSHYHPINLNYPVHLHRSFEFISVIDGDLQISVNNRNLEVKKDECILILPYEIHSLSTKKYSDARICIFSPEYVKTFDSMIYGKFLENPVFNLSHNARALILDKIFRDNVNVLEMKACLYLLCSEVMEHTQLLISVKNDYELLHKILNYIQNNFTKDISLKSIADEFCYSYNYLSKYLNNVLGISFVDFVNQNRINYAAYLLKNTEDPITDITYKCGYSSIRSFNRNFLKIMNMTPKTYRNF; encoded by the coding sequence ATGTTAAAATACGAGTCGCACCACTTTGGAGAAAACACTCTTTTTTCCCACTACCATCCAATTAATCTTAATTACCCTGTTCATCTACATCGAAGCTTCGAGTTCATATCTGTTATTGATGGAGATCTTCAAATTTCTGTTAATAATAGAAATCTTGAAGTAAAAAAGGATGAATGTATATTAATTTTGCCTTACGAAATCCACTCTCTCTCAACTAAAAAGTACTCTGATGCTCGTATTTGCATATTTTCCCCCGAATATGTAAAAACATTTGACAGCATGATCTATGGTAAATTTCTCGAAAATCCAGTCTTTAATTTATCACATAACGCGCGAGCTCTTATACTAGACAAAATTTTCAGAGATAATGTCAATGTTCTCGAGATGAAAGCTTGTCTTTATTTGCTTTGTTCTGAAGTTATGGAACATACGCAATTACTTATAAGCGTGAAAAATGATTATGAATTATTACATAAAATCCTTAACTATATTCAAAATAATTTTACTAAAGATATCTCATTAAAAAGCATTGCAGATGAATTTTGCTACAGTTACAATTACCTATCCAAATATTTAAATAATGTACTCGGAATATCGTTTGTTGATTTTGTTAATCAAAATAGAATTAATTACGCGGCATATTTATTAAAAAATACAGAAGACCCGATTACTGATATTACTTATAAATGTGGCTACTCAAGCATCCGTTCATTTAATAGAAACTTTCTTAAGATTATGAATATGACTCCAAAAACTTATAGAAACTTTTAA
- a CDS encoding 6-phospho-alpha-glucosidase, which yields MKKYSICIVGGGSRYTPDMLAMLCNQKDRFPLRKIILYDNESERQSIVGKYAEILFKEYYPELEEIIYTTDEKEAFKDIDFALMQIRAGRLKMREKDEKISLKHGCLGQETCGPGGFAYGLRSVPAVIDIIKNIRTYSPECWILNYSNPAAIVAEATKRVFPSDHRIINICDMPIAIMDIYASVLGLKRKDLEPKYFGLNHFGWFTNILDKKTGEDYLPKLREILKTPVDVQTEPLFKEPSWKATFDFMSQMINDYDEYLPNTYLQYYLYPNKMRDKENPKYTRANEVMDGNEKETYERLREIISLGTMHGTKYEITSDVGCHAEYIVDLATAIANNTNEIFLIITENNGAIQNVSSGMMVEVPCRVGSNGVEPLAVGSVPTFYKGLMENQYAYEKLSVDACLEGSYQKALQALVLNRTVVNTNIAKELLKDLMDANKGYWNELH from the coding sequence ATGAAAAAGTATTCAATCTGTATCGTTGGCGGAGGAAGCCGTTATACACCAGATATGCTCGCAATGTTATGTAATCAAAAAGATAGATTCCCCTTAAGGAAAATTATCTTATATGATAATGAAAGTGAACGTCAAAGTATAGTTGGAAAATATGCTGAAATCTTATTTAAGGAATATTATCCAGAACTCGAAGAAATTATATATACTACTGATGAAAAAGAAGCCTTTAAAGATATAGACTTTGCACTTATGCAAATTCGTGCAGGAAGATTAAAAATGCGTGAAAAAGATGAAAAAATTTCATTAAAACATGGATGTCTTGGTCAAGAAACATGTGGTCCTGGAGGATTTGCTTATGGATTAAGAAGTGTTCCTGCTGTTATTGACATAATAAAAAATATTCGTACTTATTCTCCAGAATGTTGGATTTTAAATTATTCAAACCCAGCTGCAATTGTTGCTGAAGCAACAAAGAGAGTATTTCCTAGTGATCATCGTATTATAAACATTTGTGATATGCCAATTGCAATCATGGACATTTACGCAAGTGTGCTTGGCTTAAAAAGAAAAGATTTAGAGCCTAAATATTTTGGTTTAAATCATTTTGGCTGGTTCACCAATATCTTAGATAAAAAGACCGGAGAGGATTATTTACCTAAATTAAGAGAAATATTAAAAACCCCAGTAGATGTACAAACAGAACCTCTTTTTAAAGAACCTTCATGGAAAGCAACCTTTGACTTTATGAGTCAAATGATTAATGATTATGATGAATATCTGCCAAACACATATTTGCAATATTATTTATACCCAAATAAAATGAGAGATAAAGAAAATCCCAAATACACACGTGCTAATGAAGTAATGGATGGAAATGAAAAAGAAACTTACGAAAGATTGCGTGAAATTATTTCTCTAGGTACGATGCATGGTACCAAATATGAAATCACCAGTGATGTGGGATGCCATGCAGAATATATAGTTGATTTAGCAACAGCAATCGCAAATAATACAAATGAAATCTTCTTAATAATTACGGAAAATAACGGAGCTATTCAAAATGTTTCATCTGGAATGATGGTAGAGGTTCCATGCCGTGTTGGAAGTAATGGTGTTGAACCATTAGCCGTAGGAAGTGTACCTACTTTTTACAAAGGACTTATGGAAAATCAATATGCATATGAAAAATTATCAGTGGACGCGTGCTTAGAAGGAAGCTATCAAAAAGCATTACAGGCACTTGTATTAAATCGTACAGTTGTAAATACTAATATTGCTAAAGAATTATTAAAAGATTTAATGGATGCAAACAAAGGTTATTGGAATGAGCTCCATTAG
- a CDS encoding MurR/RpiR family transcriptional regulator produces the protein MQSNINLSELEKIILNKIHEHISKNERVGINGVAQECFVSKAAIIKLSKKLGYSGYSEMYYTILASTNNALKLDFSNNIVSTYESETLTIHVNMLVELLREYSEKRIYLDSLGFCDSAKEYYLQKLLSFGFDAASSYHYEAFSKNKSGLYFFLSYSGARSEVLEKVNVAIENNFKVVAFTSTKDSPLGKIAHMTIEVAGTKSDKEHYLPNFFTSNLIILLELALSKYSNKYLSPQRN, from the coding sequence ATGCAAAGTAATATAAACCTCTCAGAGCTTGAAAAAATAATATTGAATAAAATACATGAGCATATCAGCAAAAATGAAAGGGTTGGAATAAATGGAGTTGCACAAGAATGCTTTGTTTCAAAAGCAGCAATTATAAAATTATCGAAGAAACTTGGCTACAGCGGATATAGTGAAATGTATTATACAATTCTTGCCTCTACTAATAATGCACTCAAATTGGACTTTTCGAATAATATTGTTAGTACTTATGAAAGTGAGACTTTAACAATTCATGTTAATATGCTTGTGGAATTACTAAGAGAATATAGCGAAAAAAGAATCTATCTTGATTCCCTAGGCTTTTGCGACAGTGCTAAGGAATATTACTTACAAAAATTATTATCATTTGGATTTGATGCCGCTAGCAGCTATCATTACGAAGCATTCAGTAAGAATAAATCTGGACTTTATTTTTTTCTTTCTTATTCTGGGGCAAGGTCAGAAGTTCTTGAAAAGGTTAACGTAGCTATAGAGAATAATTTTAAAGTTGTAGCCTTTACTTCAACTAAAGATTCTCCATTGGGCAAAATAGCTCATATGACAATAGAGGTTGCTGGAACAAAATCAGATAAAGAGCATTACCTACCTAATTTTTTCACTTCAAATTTAATAATCTTATTAGAATTAGCATTAAGCAAATATTCTAATAAATATTTATCGCCACAAAGAAACTAG